One Brassica oleracea var. oleracea cultivar TO1000 chromosome C7, BOL, whole genome shotgun sequence genomic window carries:
- the LOC106304337 gene encoding protein FD, with protein sequence MLSSAKHKINHSAFSVSSSSSSLPHSYSQAKNMTQVTMEEVWKDINLASLHQHRQLNIDHEPVLSNQNPNNSIFKDFLKKPLNQEPQPLPPSSSSSTLHRSLPPPPPETVLSLNPHSINTHFDESARFGCFGMKRGGQESDESRGDRRHKRMIKNRESAARSRARKQAYTNELELAISHLQKENARLKRQEEQLKMAEATQHQTKRKLQRSWTTPF encoded by the exons ATGTTGTCATCAGCAAAACATAAAATCAACCATAGTGCTTTTTCTGTTTCCTCATCTTCATCTTCATTACCTCATTCATATTCACAAGCCAAGAACATGACTCAAGTCACCATGGAAGAGGTATGGAAAGATATCAACCTTGCTTCCCTACACCAACATCGCCAGCTAAACATTGATCATGAGCCAGTGTTGAGCAACCAAAACCCTAATAACTCCATCTTCAAAGATTTCCTCAAGAAGCCTTTGAATCAAGAACCACAACCACTACCACCTTCTTCTTCTTCATCCACTCTCCACCGCTCTCTTCCTCCTCCTCCTCCTGAAACTGTTCTCAGTTTAAACCCTCACTCCATTAACACCCACTTTGATGAATCTGCGAGGTTTGGTTGTTTTGGGATGAAAAGAGGAGGCCAAGAATCTGATGAAAGCAGAGGAGACAGAAGGCATAAGCGTATGATCAAGAACAGAGAATCTGCTGCTCGTTCGAGGGCTAGGAAACAG GCATATACAAACGAGCTGGAGCTTGCAATATCTCACTTGCAGAAGGAAAATGCAAGACTCAAGAGACAAGAAGAGCAG TTGAAAATGGCGGAAGCAACTCAACACCAAACAAAGAGAAAGCTTCAACGGTCTTGGACAACTCCATTTTGA
- the LOC106302131 gene encoding DEAD-box ATP-dependent RNA helicase 47A-like yields MAESFEELGLSEEVMGALKEMSIEAPTEIQCIGIPAVMDRKSVVLGSHTGSGKTLAYLLPIVQLMREDEATLESQVDEKAREVKGKDELVAEEEKLLKEKEDKIVSLQTEVSSLQGSSDSAKQLGKVQARVVELEKQVEVLGTSWSKRTRRKLPQKLGLKRLRKN; encoded by the exons ATGGCTGAAAGTTTCGAGGAGCTAGGGCTAAGCGAGGAAGTGATGGGAGCTTTGAAAGAGATGAGCATTGAGGCTCCTACTGAGATTCAATGTATCGGAATACCTGCTGTTATGGATCGCAAGAGCGTCGTCTTGGGATCTCACACCGGCTCCGGCAAGACTCTTGCCTACTTGCTTCCTATTGTTCAG CTGATGAGAGAAGATGAGGCAACCCTTG AGTCTCAAGTCGATGAGAAAGCTCGCGAGGTTAAGGGCAAAGACGAGTTGGTAGCAGAGGAGGAGAAGCTGCTCAAAGAAAAAGAAGACAAGATTGTTTCCTTGCAGACTGAAGTCTCATCGTTACAA GGATCATCAGATTCTGCAAAACAGTTGGGAAAGGTTCAAGCACGAGTTGTTGAGTTAGAGAAGCAG GTGGAGGTACTGGGAACTTCTTGGAGCAAAAGAACAAGGAGAAAACTTCCACAGAAGCTCGGACTAAAGAGGCTGAGAAAAAACTAA